In Bactrocera oleae isolate idBacOlea1 chromosome 5, idBacOlea1, whole genome shotgun sequence, a genomic segment contains:
- the ewg gene encoding DNA-binding protein Ewg isoform X4: protein MNVTTVSTGTSTGSINATQQTTKTYKIEMLDDGQLSMASDDDDDDLINSDDSIYDDADLAHITVQDDVATQLAAAGPVGVAAAAAIASSKKRKRAHSFETNPSVRKRQQNRLLRKLRGIIYEFTGRVGKQAVVLVATPGKPNTSYKVFGAKPLEDVVRNLKNIVMDELENALAQQAPPPPQDDPSLFELPPLIIDGIPTPVEKMTQAQLRAFIPLMLKYSTGRGKPGWGRESTRPPWWPKELPWANVRMDARSEDDKQKVRISWTHALRKIVINCYKYHGREDLLPTFADDEDKIEMLEGEEDDEMDEHEPPTSTTIQTVANASTNTTNQVNVVKINSAGTVISTHTANAQAQGNAVPTIIQSTNNQHITTTATLPASTKIEICTAPVQTASQASQYTTQTVLSTIQNADGTVSLIQVDPNNPIITLPDGTTAQVQGVATLHQGEGGATIQTVQSLGDVNGHENMTVDLTEATVAQDGQIYITAEDGQGYPVSVSNMITVPVSASMYQSMMANIQQIHTNGDGTVCITPMQVDSRPNSSNSRSNNHNTNNITNSSRNHFQCYTLTAAPGGLGARLIATAPTSALPSTANQSQTNLANNNATNCQIFNQCNLSNNTSSQISRADHSQHHQQRQQQLQAISGAAKIFINAASFATINNNNSLNTNNNNKFGNLANAAAVVPLSLPIMVATAGVPTATCSANSNGTNGIETGAGGSGANVTTTRTAGKKGAHKRRKQTFGKAPPVKQERCAAETLLQGNINFLDDDLDNQANGSSVSDNVLNDEDDGGAGDGRGSEANRNMLGVGMPGKSIKTENLEN from the exons ATGAATGTGACCACCGTTTCAACCGGCACCAGCACTGGCAGTATCAACGCTACCCAACAGACGACCAAAACATACAAAATCGAAATGCTGGATGACGGTCAACTTAGCATGGCCtcagatgatgatgatgatgatttgATAAACAGTGATGATAGTATTTACGACGATGCCGATCTGGCACATATAACGGTGCAAGATGATGTGGCCACCCAATTGGCCGCAGCTGGTCCAGTGGGAGTGGCAGCTGCAGCAGCGATTGCATCGTCGAAAAAACGAAAACGCGCACACTCGTTCGAGACTAATCCATCGGTGCGTAAACGACAACAAAATCGATTATTGCGAAAACTGCGCGgtataatttatgaatttacTGGGCGGGTGGGCAAACAAGCCGTGGTCCTGGTGGCAACACCCGGTAAGCCAAATACCAGTTACAAAGTTTTTGGTGCCAAACCACTGGAGGATGTGGTGCGCAATTTGAAGAACATTGTAATGGATGAGTTGGAAAATGCACTCGCACAGCAAGCGCCGCCGCCACCGCAAGACGATCCCTCACTTTTTGAGCTACCACCTTTAATTATTGATGGTATACCAACGCCAGTGGAGAAAATGACGCAGGCTCAGTTGCGCGCATTCATTCCGCTAATGCTGAAATACTCGACTGGTCGCGGCAAGCCGGGTTGGGGACGTGAATCTACTCGACCGCCTTGGTGGCCCAAAGAGTTGCCTTGGGCAAATGTACGCATGGACGCGCGCTCTGAAGATGACAAGCAGAAGGTGAGA ATCAGCTGGACTCATGCTCTGCGAAAAATCGTTATCAATTGTTACAAATACCACGGAAGAGAGGATCTATTGCCAACTTTTGCCGATGATGAAGACAAGATCGAAATGCTGGAAGGCGAGGAGGACGATGAGATGGATGAGCACGAACCCCCAACATCAACAACTATACAGACGGTAGCTAATGCCTCAACTAATACAACAAAC CAAGTGAATGTCGTAAAGATCAACAGCGCCGGCACTGTTATCTCGACGCACACGGCCAACGCTCAAGCGCAAGGCAACGCTGTGCCTACAATCATCCAAAGCACCAACAACCAACACATAACAACCACCGCAACGCTTCCAGCCTCGACTAAGATCGAAATTTGCACAGCACCGGTACAAACGGCTAGTCAGGCGTCACAG TATACCACACAAACGGTGCTATCGACAATACAAAATGCTGACGGCACAGTGTCTTTGATACAAGTGGACCCGAATAACCCAATAATCACTTTGCCCGATGGCACAACGGCGCAGGTGCAAGGTGTAGCCACC CTGCATCAAGGCGAGGGCGGTGCTACTATACAGACAGTTCAAAGCTTAGGCGATGTCAATGGTCATGAAAATATGACTGTGGACTTGACAGAGGCGACTGTGGCTCAAGATGGTCAGATTTATATAACTGCTGAAGATGGACAGG GTTATCCCGTTTCGGTGAGCAACATGATAACAGTACCGGTCTCTGCATCCATGTACCAGTCCATGATGGCCAACATACAACAGATTCACACAAACGGTGACGGCACAGTGTGCATCACACCGATGCAGGTAGATTCTCGTCCCAATAGTAGTAATAGTAGAAGCAACAACCACAATACCAACAACATTACCAACAGTAGTAGAAACCATTTTCAATGTTATACCTTAACAGCAGCACCAGGTGGGCTGGGCGCCCGTCTAATTGCAACAGCGCCAACTTCAGCCTTGCCTTCGACAGCGAATCAAAGCCAAACAAATTTAGCCAATAATAATGCTACGAATTGCCAAATATTTAATCAGTGTAATTTAAGTAATAATACATCTAGTCAAATTAGCCGCGCCGACCACAGCCAACACCATcaacaaaggcaacaacaattacaagcCATTTCCGGCGCAGCGAAAATATTCATTAACGCCGCTAGCTTTGCAACCATAAACAATAACAACTCATTAAacactaataacaacaacaagtttgGGAATTTAGCCAACGCTGCTGCGGTAGTGCCGCTGTCATTGCCTATTATGGTGGCCACCGCCGGTGTGCCTACAGCCACATGCAGTGCAAATTCTAACGGTACGAACGGCATTGAAACAGGAGCTGGTGGAAGTGGTGCGAATGTAACCACAACAAGAACGGCGGGCAAAAAGGGGGCACACAAACGCCGTAAACAAACTTTTGGCAAGGCACCACCCGTTAAACAGGAGAGGTGTGCAGCCGAAACCCTACTTCAGGGCAATATAAATTTTCTAGACGACGATTTGGATAATCAAGCAAACGGTTCGAGCGTCAGTGATAATGTGCTCAATGATGAAGATGATGGTGGTGCTGGCGATGGTAGAGGCTCAGAGGCAAATAGAAATATGTTAGGAGTAGGCATGCCAGGGAAAAgtataaaaactgaaaacttAGAAAACTAA
- the ewg gene encoding DNA-binding protein Ewg isoform X1 — MNVTTVSTGTSTGSINATQQTTKTYKIEMLDDGQLSMASDDDDDDLINSDDSIYDDADLAHITVQDDVATQLAAAGPVGVAAAAAIASSKKRKRAHSFETNPSVRKRQQNRLLRKLRGIIYEFTGRVGKQAVVLVATPGKPNTSYKVFGAKPLEDVVRNLKNIVMDELENALAQQAPPPPQDDPSLFELPPLIIDGIPTPVEKMTQAQLRAFIPLMLKYSTGRGKPGWGRESTRPPWWPKELPWANVRMDARSEDDKQKVRISWTHALRKIVINCYKYHGREDLLPTFADDEDKIEMLEGEEDDEMDEHEPPTSTTIQTVANASTNTTNQVNVVKINSAGTVISTHTANAQAQGNAVPTIIQSTNNQHITTTATLPASTKIEICTAPVQTASQASQVQQQANAAVAQSIANAQVCIEPLTLGDVDYTTQTVLSTIQNADGTVSLIQVDPNNPIITLPDGTTAQVQGVATLHQGEGGATIQTVQSLGDVNGHENMTVDLTEATVAQDGQIYITAEDGQGYPVSVSNMITVPVSASMYQSMMANIQQIHTNGDGTVCITPMQVDSRPNSSNSRSNNHNTNNITNSSRNHFQCYTLTAAPGGLGARLIATAPTSALPSTANQSQTNLANNNATNCQIFNQCNLSNNTSSQISRADHSQHHQQRQQQLQAISGAAKIFINAASFATINNNNSLNTNNNNKFGNLANAAAVVPLSLPIMVATAGVPTATCSANSNGTNGIETGAGGSGANVTTTRTAGKKGAHKRRKQTFGKAPPVKQERCAAETLLQGNINFLDDDLDNQANGSSVSDNVLNDEDDGGAGDGRGSEANRNMLGVGMPGKSIKTENLEN; from the exons ATGAATGTGACCACCGTTTCAACCGGCACCAGCACTGGCAGTATCAACGCTACCCAACAGACGACCAAAACATACAAAATCGAAATGCTGGATGACGGTCAACTTAGCATGGCCtcagatgatgatgatgatgatttgATAAACAGTGATGATAGTATTTACGACGATGCCGATCTGGCACATATAACGGTGCAAGATGATGTGGCCACCCAATTGGCCGCAGCTGGTCCAGTGGGAGTGGCAGCTGCAGCAGCGATTGCATCGTCGAAAAAACGAAAACGCGCACACTCGTTCGAGACTAATCCATCGGTGCGTAAACGACAACAAAATCGATTATTGCGAAAACTGCGCGgtataatttatgaatttacTGGGCGGGTGGGCAAACAAGCCGTGGTCCTGGTGGCAACACCCGGTAAGCCAAATACCAGTTACAAAGTTTTTGGTGCCAAACCACTGGAGGATGTGGTGCGCAATTTGAAGAACATTGTAATGGATGAGTTGGAAAATGCACTCGCACAGCAAGCGCCGCCGCCACCGCAAGACGATCCCTCACTTTTTGAGCTACCACCTTTAATTATTGATGGTATACCAACGCCAGTGGAGAAAATGACGCAGGCTCAGTTGCGCGCATTCATTCCGCTAATGCTGAAATACTCGACTGGTCGCGGCAAGCCGGGTTGGGGACGTGAATCTACTCGACCGCCTTGGTGGCCCAAAGAGTTGCCTTGGGCAAATGTACGCATGGACGCGCGCTCTGAAGATGACAAGCAGAAGGTGAGA ATCAGCTGGACTCATGCTCTGCGAAAAATCGTTATCAATTGTTACAAATACCACGGAAGAGAGGATCTATTGCCAACTTTTGCCGATGATGAAGACAAGATCGAAATGCTGGAAGGCGAGGAGGACGATGAGATGGATGAGCACGAACCCCCAACATCAACAACTATACAGACGGTAGCTAATGCCTCAACTAATACAACAAAC CAAGTGAATGTCGTAAAGATCAACAGCGCCGGCACTGTTATCTCGACGCACACGGCCAACGCTCAAGCGCAAGGCAACGCTGTGCCTACAATCATCCAAAGCACCAACAACCAACACATAACAACCACCGCAACGCTTCCAGCCTCGACTAAGATCGAAATTTGCACAGCACCGGTACAAACGGCTAGTCAGGCGTCACAGGTACAGCAACAGGCCAATGCCGCTGTCGCACAGAGTATTGCAAACGCACAGGTTTGCATCGAACCGCTGACTTTGGGCGATGTTGAT TATACCACACAAACGGTGCTATCGACAATACAAAATGCTGACGGCACAGTGTCTTTGATACAAGTGGACCCGAATAACCCAATAATCACTTTGCCCGATGGCACAACGGCGCAGGTGCAAGGTGTAGCCACC CTGCATCAAGGCGAGGGCGGTGCTACTATACAGACAGTTCAAAGCTTAGGCGATGTCAATGGTCATGAAAATATGACTGTGGACTTGACAGAGGCGACTGTGGCTCAAGATGGTCAGATTTATATAACTGCTGAAGATGGACAGG GTTATCCCGTTTCGGTGAGCAACATGATAACAGTACCGGTCTCTGCATCCATGTACCAGTCCATGATGGCCAACATACAACAGATTCACACAAACGGTGACGGCACAGTGTGCATCACACCGATGCAGGTAGATTCTCGTCCCAATAGTAGTAATAGTAGAAGCAACAACCACAATACCAACAACATTACCAACAGTAGTAGAAACCATTTTCAATGTTATACCTTAACAGCAGCACCAGGTGGGCTGGGCGCCCGTCTAATTGCAACAGCGCCAACTTCAGCCTTGCCTTCGACAGCGAATCAAAGCCAAACAAATTTAGCCAATAATAATGCTACGAATTGCCAAATATTTAATCAGTGTAATTTAAGTAATAATACATCTAGTCAAATTAGCCGCGCCGACCACAGCCAACACCATcaacaaaggcaacaacaattacaagcCATTTCCGGCGCAGCGAAAATATTCATTAACGCCGCTAGCTTTGCAACCATAAACAATAACAACTCATTAAacactaataacaacaacaagtttgGGAATTTAGCCAACGCTGCTGCGGTAGTGCCGCTGTCATTGCCTATTATGGTGGCCACCGCCGGTGTGCCTACAGCCACATGCAGTGCAAATTCTAACGGTACGAACGGCATTGAAACAGGAGCTGGTGGAAGTGGTGCGAATGTAACCACAACAAGAACGGCGGGCAAAAAGGGGGCACACAAACGCCGTAAACAAACTTTTGGCAAGGCACCACCCGTTAAACAGGAGAGGTGTGCAGCCGAAACCCTACTTCAGGGCAATATAAATTTTCTAGACGACGATTTGGATAATCAAGCAAACGGTTCGAGCGTCAGTGATAATGTGCTCAATGATGAAGATGATGGTGGTGCTGGCGATGGTAGAGGCTCAGAGGCAAATAGAAATATGTTAGGAGTAGGCATGCCAGGGAAAAgtataaaaactgaaaacttAGAAAACTAA
- the ewg gene encoding DNA-binding protein Ewg isoform X3, which translates to MNVTTVSTGTSTGSINATQQTTKTYKIEMLDDGQLSMASDDDDDDLINSDDSIYDDADLAHITVQDDVATQLAAAGPVGVAAAAAIASSKKRKRAHSFETNPSVRKRQQNRLLRKLRGIIYEFTGRVGKQAVVLVATPGKPNTSYKVFGAKPLEDVVRNLKNIVMDELENALAQQAPPPPQDDPSLFELPPLIIDGIPTPVEKMTQAQLRAFIPLMLKYSTGRGKPGWGRESTRPPWWPKELPWANVRMDARSEDDKQKVRISWTHALRKIVINCYKYHGREDLLPTFADDEDKIEMLEGEEDDEMDEHEPPTSTTIQTVANASTNTTNQVNVVKINSAGTVISTHTANAQAQGNAVPTIIQSTNNQHITTTATLPASTKIEICTAPVQTASQASQVQQQANAAVAQSIANAQYTTQTVLSTIQNADGTVSLIQVDPNNPIITLPDGTTAQVQGVATLHQGEGGATIQTVQSLGDVNGHENMTVDLTEATVAQDGQIYITAEDGQGYPVSVSNMITVPVSASMYQSMMANIQQIHTNGDGTVCITPMQVDSRPNSSNSRSNNHNTNNITNSSRNHFQCYTLTAAPGGLGARLIATAPTSALPSTANQSQTNLANNNATNCQIFNQCNLSNNTSSQISRADHSQHHQQRQQQLQAISGAAKIFINAASFATINNNNSLNTNNNNKFGNLANAAAVVPLSLPIMVATAGVPTATCSANSNGTNGIETGAGGSGANVTTTRTAGKKGAHKRRKQTFGKAPPVKQERCAAETLLQGNINFLDDDLDNQANGSSVSDNVLNDEDDGGAGDGRGSEANRNMLGVGMPGKSIKTENLEN; encoded by the exons ATGAATGTGACCACCGTTTCAACCGGCACCAGCACTGGCAGTATCAACGCTACCCAACAGACGACCAAAACATACAAAATCGAAATGCTGGATGACGGTCAACTTAGCATGGCCtcagatgatgatgatgatgatttgATAAACAGTGATGATAGTATTTACGACGATGCCGATCTGGCACATATAACGGTGCAAGATGATGTGGCCACCCAATTGGCCGCAGCTGGTCCAGTGGGAGTGGCAGCTGCAGCAGCGATTGCATCGTCGAAAAAACGAAAACGCGCACACTCGTTCGAGACTAATCCATCGGTGCGTAAACGACAACAAAATCGATTATTGCGAAAACTGCGCGgtataatttatgaatttacTGGGCGGGTGGGCAAACAAGCCGTGGTCCTGGTGGCAACACCCGGTAAGCCAAATACCAGTTACAAAGTTTTTGGTGCCAAACCACTGGAGGATGTGGTGCGCAATTTGAAGAACATTGTAATGGATGAGTTGGAAAATGCACTCGCACAGCAAGCGCCGCCGCCACCGCAAGACGATCCCTCACTTTTTGAGCTACCACCTTTAATTATTGATGGTATACCAACGCCAGTGGAGAAAATGACGCAGGCTCAGTTGCGCGCATTCATTCCGCTAATGCTGAAATACTCGACTGGTCGCGGCAAGCCGGGTTGGGGACGTGAATCTACTCGACCGCCTTGGTGGCCCAAAGAGTTGCCTTGGGCAAATGTACGCATGGACGCGCGCTCTGAAGATGACAAGCAGAAGGTGAGA ATCAGCTGGACTCATGCTCTGCGAAAAATCGTTATCAATTGTTACAAATACCACGGAAGAGAGGATCTATTGCCAACTTTTGCCGATGATGAAGACAAGATCGAAATGCTGGAAGGCGAGGAGGACGATGAGATGGATGAGCACGAACCCCCAACATCAACAACTATACAGACGGTAGCTAATGCCTCAACTAATACAACAAAC CAAGTGAATGTCGTAAAGATCAACAGCGCCGGCACTGTTATCTCGACGCACACGGCCAACGCTCAAGCGCAAGGCAACGCTGTGCCTACAATCATCCAAAGCACCAACAACCAACACATAACAACCACCGCAACGCTTCCAGCCTCGACTAAGATCGAAATTTGCACAGCACCGGTACAAACGGCTAGTCAGGCGTCACAGGTACAGCAACAGGCCAATGCCGCTGTCGCACAGAGTATTGCAAACGCACAG TATACCACACAAACGGTGCTATCGACAATACAAAATGCTGACGGCACAGTGTCTTTGATACAAGTGGACCCGAATAACCCAATAATCACTTTGCCCGATGGCACAACGGCGCAGGTGCAAGGTGTAGCCACC CTGCATCAAGGCGAGGGCGGTGCTACTATACAGACAGTTCAAAGCTTAGGCGATGTCAATGGTCATGAAAATATGACTGTGGACTTGACAGAGGCGACTGTGGCTCAAGATGGTCAGATTTATATAACTGCTGAAGATGGACAGG GTTATCCCGTTTCGGTGAGCAACATGATAACAGTACCGGTCTCTGCATCCATGTACCAGTCCATGATGGCCAACATACAACAGATTCACACAAACGGTGACGGCACAGTGTGCATCACACCGATGCAGGTAGATTCTCGTCCCAATAGTAGTAATAGTAGAAGCAACAACCACAATACCAACAACATTACCAACAGTAGTAGAAACCATTTTCAATGTTATACCTTAACAGCAGCACCAGGTGGGCTGGGCGCCCGTCTAATTGCAACAGCGCCAACTTCAGCCTTGCCTTCGACAGCGAATCAAAGCCAAACAAATTTAGCCAATAATAATGCTACGAATTGCCAAATATTTAATCAGTGTAATTTAAGTAATAATACATCTAGTCAAATTAGCCGCGCCGACCACAGCCAACACCATcaacaaaggcaacaacaattacaagcCATTTCCGGCGCAGCGAAAATATTCATTAACGCCGCTAGCTTTGCAACCATAAACAATAACAACTCATTAAacactaataacaacaacaagtttgGGAATTTAGCCAACGCTGCTGCGGTAGTGCCGCTGTCATTGCCTATTATGGTGGCCACCGCCGGTGTGCCTACAGCCACATGCAGTGCAAATTCTAACGGTACGAACGGCATTGAAACAGGAGCTGGTGGAAGTGGTGCGAATGTAACCACAACAAGAACGGCGGGCAAAAAGGGGGCACACAAACGCCGTAAACAAACTTTTGGCAAGGCACCACCCGTTAAACAGGAGAGGTGTGCAGCCGAAACCCTACTTCAGGGCAATATAAATTTTCTAGACGACGATTTGGATAATCAAGCAAACGGTTCGAGCGTCAGTGATAATGTGCTCAATGATGAAGATGATGGTGGTGCTGGCGATGGTAGAGGCTCAGAGGCAAATAGAAATATGTTAGGAGTAGGCATGCCAGGGAAAAgtataaaaactgaaaacttAGAAAACTAA
- the ewg gene encoding DNA-binding protein Ewg isoform X2 produces MNVTTVSTGTSTGSINATQQTTKTYKIEMLDDGQLSMASDDDDDDLINSDDSIYDDADLAHITVQDDVATQLAAAGPVGVAAAAAIASSKKRKRAHSFETNPSVRKRQQNRLLRKLRGIIYEFTGRVGKQAVVLVATPGKPNTSYKVFGAKPLEDVVRNLKNIVMDELENALAQQAPPPPQDDPSLFELPPLIIDGIPTPVEKMTQAQLRAFIPLMLKYSTGRGKPGWGRESTRPPWWPKELPWANVRMDARSEDDKQKISWTHALRKIVINCYKYHGREDLLPTFADDEDKIEMLEGEEDDEMDEHEPPTSTTIQTVANASTNTTNQVNVVKINSAGTVISTHTANAQAQGNAVPTIIQSTNNQHITTTATLPASTKIEICTAPVQTASQASQVQQQANAAVAQSIANAQVCIEPLTLGDVDYTTQTVLSTIQNADGTVSLIQVDPNNPIITLPDGTTAQVQGVATLHQGEGGATIQTVQSLGDVNGHENMTVDLTEATVAQDGQIYITAEDGQGYPVSVSNMITVPVSASMYQSMMANIQQIHTNGDGTVCITPMQVDSRPNSSNSRSNNHNTNNITNSSRNHFQCYTLTAAPGGLGARLIATAPTSALPSTANQSQTNLANNNATNCQIFNQCNLSNNTSSQISRADHSQHHQQRQQQLQAISGAAKIFINAASFATINNNNSLNTNNNNKFGNLANAAAVVPLSLPIMVATAGVPTATCSANSNGTNGIETGAGGSGANVTTTRTAGKKGAHKRRKQTFGKAPPVKQERCAAETLLQGNINFLDDDLDNQANGSSVSDNVLNDEDDGGAGDGRGSEANRNMLGVGMPGKSIKTENLEN; encoded by the exons ATGAATGTGACCACCGTTTCAACCGGCACCAGCACTGGCAGTATCAACGCTACCCAACAGACGACCAAAACATACAAAATCGAAATGCTGGATGACGGTCAACTTAGCATGGCCtcagatgatgatgatgatgatttgATAAACAGTGATGATAGTATTTACGACGATGCCGATCTGGCACATATAACGGTGCAAGATGATGTGGCCACCCAATTGGCCGCAGCTGGTCCAGTGGGAGTGGCAGCTGCAGCAGCGATTGCATCGTCGAAAAAACGAAAACGCGCACACTCGTTCGAGACTAATCCATCGGTGCGTAAACGACAACAAAATCGATTATTGCGAAAACTGCGCGgtataatttatgaatttacTGGGCGGGTGGGCAAACAAGCCGTGGTCCTGGTGGCAACACCCGGTAAGCCAAATACCAGTTACAAAGTTTTTGGTGCCAAACCACTGGAGGATGTGGTGCGCAATTTGAAGAACATTGTAATGGATGAGTTGGAAAATGCACTCGCACAGCAAGCGCCGCCGCCACCGCAAGACGATCCCTCACTTTTTGAGCTACCACCTTTAATTATTGATGGTATACCAACGCCAGTGGAGAAAATGACGCAGGCTCAGTTGCGCGCATTCATTCCGCTAATGCTGAAATACTCGACTGGTCGCGGCAAGCCGGGTTGGGGACGTGAATCTACTCGACCGCCTTGGTGGCCCAAAGAGTTGCCTTGGGCAAATGTACGCATGGACGCGCGCTCTGAAGATGACAAGCAGAAG ATCAGCTGGACTCATGCTCTGCGAAAAATCGTTATCAATTGTTACAAATACCACGGAAGAGAGGATCTATTGCCAACTTTTGCCGATGATGAAGACAAGATCGAAATGCTGGAAGGCGAGGAGGACGATGAGATGGATGAGCACGAACCCCCAACATCAACAACTATACAGACGGTAGCTAATGCCTCAACTAATACAACAAAC CAAGTGAATGTCGTAAAGATCAACAGCGCCGGCACTGTTATCTCGACGCACACGGCCAACGCTCAAGCGCAAGGCAACGCTGTGCCTACAATCATCCAAAGCACCAACAACCAACACATAACAACCACCGCAACGCTTCCAGCCTCGACTAAGATCGAAATTTGCACAGCACCGGTACAAACGGCTAGTCAGGCGTCACAGGTACAGCAACAGGCCAATGCCGCTGTCGCACAGAGTATTGCAAACGCACAGGTTTGCATCGAACCGCTGACTTTGGGCGATGTTGAT TATACCACACAAACGGTGCTATCGACAATACAAAATGCTGACGGCACAGTGTCTTTGATACAAGTGGACCCGAATAACCCAATAATCACTTTGCCCGATGGCACAACGGCGCAGGTGCAAGGTGTAGCCACC CTGCATCAAGGCGAGGGCGGTGCTACTATACAGACAGTTCAAAGCTTAGGCGATGTCAATGGTCATGAAAATATGACTGTGGACTTGACAGAGGCGACTGTGGCTCAAGATGGTCAGATTTATATAACTGCTGAAGATGGACAGG GTTATCCCGTTTCGGTGAGCAACATGATAACAGTACCGGTCTCTGCATCCATGTACCAGTCCATGATGGCCAACATACAACAGATTCACACAAACGGTGACGGCACAGTGTGCATCACACCGATGCAGGTAGATTCTCGTCCCAATAGTAGTAATAGTAGAAGCAACAACCACAATACCAACAACATTACCAACAGTAGTAGAAACCATTTTCAATGTTATACCTTAACAGCAGCACCAGGTGGGCTGGGCGCCCGTCTAATTGCAACAGCGCCAACTTCAGCCTTGCCTTCGACAGCGAATCAAAGCCAAACAAATTTAGCCAATAATAATGCTACGAATTGCCAAATATTTAATCAGTGTAATTTAAGTAATAATACATCTAGTCAAATTAGCCGCGCCGACCACAGCCAACACCATcaacaaaggcaacaacaattacaagcCATTTCCGGCGCAGCGAAAATATTCATTAACGCCGCTAGCTTTGCAACCATAAACAATAACAACTCATTAAacactaataacaacaacaagtttgGGAATTTAGCCAACGCTGCTGCGGTAGTGCCGCTGTCATTGCCTATTATGGTGGCCACCGCCGGTGTGCCTACAGCCACATGCAGTGCAAATTCTAACGGTACGAACGGCATTGAAACAGGAGCTGGTGGAAGTGGTGCGAATGTAACCACAACAAGAACGGCGGGCAAAAAGGGGGCACACAAACGCCGTAAACAAACTTTTGGCAAGGCACCACCCGTTAAACAGGAGAGGTGTGCAGCCGAAACCCTACTTCAGGGCAATATAAATTTTCTAGACGACGATTTGGATAATCAAGCAAACGGTTCGAGCGTCAGTGATAATGTGCTCAATGATGAAGATGATGGTGGTGCTGGCGATGGTAGAGGCTCAGAGGCAAATAGAAATATGTTAGGAGTAGGCATGCCAGGGAAAAgtataaaaactgaaaacttAGAAAACTAA